The Apis mellifera strain DH4 linkage group LG16, Amel_HAv3.1, whole genome shotgun sequence genome has a segment encoding these proteins:
- the LOC107965657 gene encoding origin recognition complex subunit 1 isoform X1, with protein sequence MSQIIEIKTEKKNVATQTREIDTMLEIARLQEQVKLLTIEINHLRKYSLENCSMIQTPEKNSTNILESPIDNETLQKNSQSEKIEKKNSKIILRGCNCKGKCSSKICGCVKKNNQCQEWCKCNNDICQNQEHKDEDQNKENLKHNKSYEHIENQQIINKNTSHINEHKSLFSPNITIQEVAFNIDQYKPPALYFGGPKELKFVSDEEEQKEKKNEKLKKMENKNDKKNPKKVRTRKNNINNSENMQRSKSISNEKKQEENNIEIRKRTLRSCTSNEIQINKDFKHVKKQTSNYVQNVMNDMVTLRHKKKRAEDKNTKKTINNTDTSKEEVTPFSVEDMKEISSNKTNEIPNLFVEEINSHEIDICNENKSHDKDNDNDNDFNPMKPKHEIPRTPIHSPNQNMTISCNTSDTSLVISTNSTIKEQEQEYQDPVEFSYAQVNWEEYQSQLITCNKCKRKFHPLRIKKHESCCKKL encoded by the exons atgtcTCAAATAATAGAGATTAAAAC tgaaaaaaaaaatgttgcaaCTCAAACTCGTGAAATTGATACTATGTTAGAAATAGCACGCTTGCAGGAACAAGTGAAACTTCTaactattgaaattaatcatttgagaaaatattctCTTGAAAATTGTTCGATGATTCAAACacctgaaaaaaattctactaaTATACTTGAATCTCCTATAGATAATGaaacattacaaaaaaattcacaaagtgaaaaaatagaaaaaaaaaatagtaaaataatattacgtgGTTGTAATTGTAAAGGAAAATGTTCTTCCAAAATCTGTggttgtgtaaaaaaaaacaaccaaTGTCAAGAATGgtgtaaatgtaataatgatatttgtcaaaatcag GAACACAAAGATGAAGatcaaaacaaagaaaatttaaaacataataaatcatatgaaCATATAGAAaatcaacaaataataaataaaaatacatcacATATTAATGAACATAAAAGTCTGTTTAGTCcaaatattacaatacaaGAAGTAGCTTTTAATATAGATCAATATAAACCTCCAGCACTTTATTTTGGAGGtccaaaagaattaaaatttgtatcagatgaagaagaacaaaaagaaaaaaaaaatgaaaaactaaaaaaaatggaaaataaaaatgataaaaagaatccAAAAAAAGTTAGAActagaaaaaacaatataaataattctgagAATATGCAAAGATCTAAATCtatttctaatgaaaaaaaacaagaagaaaataatatagaaataagaaaacgTACATTAAGAAGTTGTACttctaatgaaattcaaataaataaggattttaaacatgtaaaaaaacaaacaagtaATTATGTTCAAAATGTAATGAATGATATGGTAACTTTGcgacataaaaagaaaagagctgaagataaaaatacaaaaaaaacaataaataatactgaTACTTCAAAAG aAGAAGTTACTCCTTTCTCAGTAGaagatatgaaagaaatatctagcaataaaacaaatgaaattccGAACTTATttgtagaagaaataaattctcatGAAATAGAcatttgtaatgaaaataaatcacatgataaa gataatgataatgataatgattttaatcctATGAAACCTAAACATGAAATACCTAGAACACCAATTCATAGTCCAAATCAAAATATGACAATATCTTGTAACACTTCTGATACATCATTAGTTATATCTACTAATTCTACAATAAAAGAACAAGAACAAGAATATCAAGATCCTGTAG aattcagTTATGCTCAAGTAAATTGGGAGGAATATCAGTCTCAGCTTATTAcatgtaataaatgtaaaagaaaatttcatccattaagaattaagaaacatGAATCCTgttgtaaaaaattgtga
- the LOC107965657 gene encoding origin recognition complex subunit 1 isoform X2, translating into MSQIIEIKTEKKNVATQTREIDTMLEIARLQEQVKLLTIEINHLRKYSLENCSMIQTPEKNSTNILESPIDNETLQKNSQSEKIEKKNSKIILRGCNCKGKCSSKICGCVKKNNQCQEWCKCNNDICQNQEHKDEDQNKENLKHNKSYEHIENQQIINKNTSHINEHKSLFSPNITIQEVAFNIDQYKPPALYFGGPKELKFVSDEEEQKEKKNEKLKKMENKNDKKNPKKVRTRKNNINNSENMQRSKSISNEKKQEENNIEIRKRTLRSCTSNEIQINKDFKHVKKQTSNYVQNVMNDMVTLRHKKKRAEDKNTKKTINNTDTSKEVTPFSVEDMKEISSNKTNEIPNLFVEEINSHEIDICNENKSHDKDNDNDNDFNPMKPKHEIPRTPIHSPNQNMTISCNTSDTSLVISTNSTIKEQEQEYQDPVEFSYAQVNWEEYQSQLITCNKCKRKFHPLRIKKHESCCKKL; encoded by the exons atgtcTCAAATAATAGAGATTAAAAC tgaaaaaaaaaatgttgcaaCTCAAACTCGTGAAATTGATACTATGTTAGAAATAGCACGCTTGCAGGAACAAGTGAAACTTCTaactattgaaattaatcatttgagaaaatattctCTTGAAAATTGTTCGATGATTCAAACacctgaaaaaaattctactaaTATACTTGAATCTCCTATAGATAATGaaacattacaaaaaaattcacaaagtgaaaaaatagaaaaaaaaaatagtaaaataatattacgtgGTTGTAATTGTAAAGGAAAATGTTCTTCCAAAATCTGTggttgtgtaaaaaaaaacaaccaaTGTCAAGAATGgtgtaaatgtaataatgatatttgtcaaaatcag GAACACAAAGATGAAGatcaaaacaaagaaaatttaaaacataataaatcatatgaaCATATAGAAaatcaacaaataataaataaaaatacatcacATATTAATGAACATAAAAGTCTGTTTAGTCcaaatattacaatacaaGAAGTAGCTTTTAATATAGATCAATATAAACCTCCAGCACTTTATTTTGGAGGtccaaaagaattaaaatttgtatcagatgaagaagaacaaaaagaaaaaaaaaatgaaaaactaaaaaaaatggaaaataaaaatgataaaaagaatccAAAAAAAGTTAGAActagaaaaaacaatataaataattctgagAATATGCAAAGATCTAAATCtatttctaatgaaaaaaaacaagaagaaaataatatagaaataagaaaacgTACATTAAGAAGTTGTACttctaatgaaattcaaataaataaggattttaaacatgtaaaaaaacaaacaagtaATTATGTTCAAAATGTAATGAATGATATGGTAACTTTGcgacataaaaagaaaagagctgaagataaaaatacaaaaaaaacaataaataatactgaTACTTCAAAAG AAGTTACTCCTTTCTCAGTAGaagatatgaaagaaatatctagcaataaaacaaatgaaattccGAACTTATttgtagaagaaataaattctcatGAAATAGAcatttgtaatgaaaataaatcacatgataaa gataatgataatgataatgattttaatcctATGAAACCTAAACATGAAATACCTAGAACACCAATTCATAGTCCAAATCAAAATATGACAATATCTTGTAACACTTCTGATACATCATTAGTTATATCTACTAATTCTACAATAAAAGAACAAGAACAAGAATATCAAGATCCTGTAG aattcagTTATGCTCAAGTAAATTGGGAGGAATATCAGTCTCAGCTTATTAcatgtaataaatgtaaaagaaaatttcatccattaagaattaagaaacatGAATCCTgttgtaaaaaattgtga